GGGATGCGTTGCTTTCTCCTTGTGCAGCAGTTCATAGGCCAGATGCAGGGCGTGGGGCAAGGGCGTCTTGCCGCCGGTGGGCAAGTCTTGCAGATATTTCTTGGCCTGTTCCACGCTATTGGTGAAGGGTAAAACCAGTTGGGCTTTTTCGCCCCGAAAGACCACCAGGCCCACTCGCTCCCGCTTCTGGTAAGCATCGAGGAGCAGGGAGAGGATAGCGGCTTTGGTTTCCACCATGCGTTGATTGGCCCCCATGGAGCCGCTGGCATCTACCACAAACAGGATATGGTGGCCGATGCGTTTTTCGCGCACCTTGTGGCGCAGATCTGAATCGGCGATTGCCACGGCCAGGTTGCCTTTCTCCCTTACTTTTTGATAAGGCGCGGCGGCCCGCAGGGTGGCGTCAAGGGCCGGATCTGGAGAGCCGGAAGGGATCAAAGCAGGACGCACATAACGCCCGGTGCGATCGTTAGTCCGGGCCCGAGTGCGGCGGCCTTGGGCCATCTTGGGCTCCCGATCCCGGGGGAGGTCCAGGGGGCGAACCGGAAAAGGAGAGCCGGGGTCAAAAGTAACTTCTCCAGTCCCTGGAATGGCATCCTGGTCAGGCGGTGATTCTTCCGGGGGCGGCGACGGGGGCGGCGAATGCGGTTCTGGCTCCCGCGGTTCCTGATGTCTTTGGATGCTCTCTTCCAGTTTTTCTTGATCCAGCCGCGGCTCGCTGAAGGGTTTCCGCCGCAGGCGATGCAGAAGCACTAGTTCAGCGGCTTCCCGGACATCATCTTCGTTGACCAGGCCACGGCCATAATAGGCGGCCAGAACCTGGGACACCTTCAGCATATAGATGTCAGCCCGATGGCCATCTACCCCTTGATCCAGGCAGATGCGCGTAATGAGTTTCATGATCTCGTTTGAGTAGCGTACTTTTGGCAGGTTCTTTCGCGCCTCCTGTATAGCCTGGCGCAGTCGTTCCTGTTCTGG
The Deltaproteobacteria bacterium DNA segment above includes these coding regions:
- a CDS encoding VWA domain-containing protein, whose translation is MKLITRICLDQGVDGHRADIYMLKVSQVLAAYYGRGLVNEDDVREAAELVLLHRLRRKPFSEPRLDQEKLEESIQRHQEPREPEPHSPPPSPPPEESPPDQDAIPGTGEVTFDPGSPFPVRPLDLPRDREPKMAQGRRTRARTNDRTGRYVRPALIPSGSPDPALDATLRAAAPYQKVREKGNLAVAIADSDLRHKVREKRIGHHILFVVDASGSMGANQRMVETKAAILSLLLDAYQKRERVGLVVFRGEKAQLVLPFTNSVEQAKKYLQDLPTGGKTPLPHALHLAYELLHKEKATHPQDAFLLVLISDGKANLSMGQNSALTEAKEIASQLRGLNIASLVLDTETGFLNLGCLSELSETLGGRYYNLQDLRAPEVVARIEELLVRC